A genomic stretch from Helianthus annuus cultivar XRQ/B chromosome 1, HanXRQr2.0-SUNRISE, whole genome shotgun sequence includes:
- the LOC110878326 gene encoding probable phosphoinositide phosphatase SAC9 isoform X1, protein MDSSAGRLRNTSVLVTTLDSSEVYIIISLCSRTDTQVIYIDPTSGSLQHDKKLGYDVFHTQDEALNYITDGSKLVCKSTVHAKAILGYVVLGSTALLLVATKLDASIPYLPGGGCVYTISESKWIKIMLQNPQPQGKGEVKNIQELTELEIDGKHYFCETRDITRPFPSRFSLRNPDDEFVWNGWLSFAFRRIGLEHHCVVLLQGFADYRTFGSSGQQEGNVALIARRSRLHPGTRYLARGLNSCYSTGNEIECEQLVWVPKRSGENVPFNMYIWRRGTIPIWWGAELKMTAAEAAIYVSDRDPYKGSARYYQRLTKRYDTRNLAVPGANQNKSGLVPIVCVNLLRNGEGKSESILVQHFEESLNYIRSTGQLPDTRFHLIHYDWHTSNRLKGEQQTIEGLWYHLKAPTISIGISEGDYQHSRMQIDDCEGEKIYNDDITGFFCLRVLQNGVIRYNCADSLDRTNAASYFGALQVFTEQCRRLGIFLDNDVAYDQSTRKHSFSDKPWKRFDMTFEEFKRSTILSPICDLADLFLIAGDIHATLYTGSKAMHSHILSIFGEEAAKAKQFSVAQNMKITLQRRYNNAVIDSSRQKQLEMFLGLRLFKHLPSVSIQPLHVLSRRFSFLLKPIASIDQDPEDGDNLLSFKQKNLIWISQQASDIIQLFIYLGEPCHVCQLLLTVSHGADDSTYPSTVDVRTGRDLDVLKLVLEGASIPRCPNGTNIVIPIPGAVSNDDMGLKSRETVHTPQTNPSFLYNFEGREGELDFLTRVVVLTFYPAESTSSPVTLGEVEVLGISLPWRDIFASEGPGLKLRERVANIKDNANSLPSKSGSNPDIFSLTSDALPPVKCDTSRNNTQVDLLSGEDVISRPDSQPMTEISLHDASLDMCSDHKEENESQRVSVQDKTPTKTGAQHYISCFETLTALDKKLGFAEAMKLEIERLRLKLSTAERDKALSSIGIDPATINPNTIIEESYINSLCKAANTLAILGQTLLEDKTASCIGLNPLDDNDDIDFWNINRIGEGCCGESCQVHAEPLTMTLNSTCSSESTFICSACKRRVCRVCCAGKGAIVLRNNASGSSHNDVDGVICKLCCQDSVLDALTLDYTRVLISQLRNSQAETATFKAFARVVGESYIFGKKESFNKFETGNTLRLFHNEEESLAGFPFGSYLHAIESASGSAPPLSLLAPLNSGLQQSYWRAPASTSSVELVIVLGNLSDVSGVVLLVSPCGYSMSDAPTVQIWTSNNIHKEERSCVGKWDVRSLITSSPQLCGPEQSGNEDQTPRHVRFDFRNTVRCRLIWVKLSIQKVVSSSVSFGKDFNLLSFNEDPPFGPGRRASIGGTSESDPCIHAKRILVVGCPVKLDIGRSFEHASSIKNWLEKAPLLNRYKVPVDSEKLIDNDLVLEQNISPSSPLSAGFRLDGFSAIKPQLTHSPYSDVNPLDTSSIVFEHRFISPAVLHIQVSELQGSPEEMVLVAEYRIPEVKGGTAMYFDFPKVMSSKKMFFRLVGDVTGFADDPEDGGDTGRPVAAGLCLLNRIKLYYYAHPADLGRWASLSGI, encoded by the exons ATGGACTCATCTG CTGGTAGATTGAGGAATACGTCGGTGTTGGTTACTACACTTGATTCCAGTGAAGTATATATTATTATTAGCCTGTGTTCTAGGACCGACACTCAAGTCATTTACATTGATCCAACAAGTGGGTCCCTTCAACATGACAAAAAGCTAGGATACGACGTTTTCCACACCCAAGATGAAGCACTAAATTATATTACCGATGGTTCAAAGTTAGTTTGTAAGAGTACAGTTCATGCAAAAGCTATACTGGGTTATGTTGTACTTGGGAGCACTGCATTGCTGCTTGTTGCAACAAAGTTAGACGCTAGCATTCCGTATTTGCCAGGTGGAGGGTGTGTATACACCATTAGTGAGAGTAAATGGATCAAAATTATGCTTCAAAACCCTCAACCGCAAGGGAAAGGAGAGGTGAAGAATATTCAAGAATTAACGGAACTTGAGATTGACggaaaacattatttttgtgagacGAGAGATATTACCCGCCCGTTCCCTAGTCGGTTTTCGTTACGGAATCCCGATGATGAATTTGTTTGGAATGGATGGCTCTCGTTTGCTTTTAGAAGGATTGGGCTGGAGCATCACTGTGTCGTTTTGCTGCAG GGATTTGCAGACTATCGAACATTTGGAAGCTCAGGCCAGCAAGAAGGAAACGTTGCTCTTATAGCTCGTCGTAGTAGGTTGCATCCCGGCACTCGTTACTTAGCAAGAGGCCTAAATTCTTGTTACAGTACAG GAAATGAAATCGAGTGTGAGCAACTTGTATGGGTTCCAAAAAGATCTGGTGAAAACGTGCCTTTCAACATGTACATATGGAGACGAGGCACTATTCCTATATGGTGGGGTGCGGAACTAAAGATGACCGCTGCGGAAGCAGCGATTTACGTTTCCGATCGTGATCCGTATAAAGGAAGTGCACGGTATTACCAAAGATTAACCAAAAGATACGATACACGAAACTTAGCTGTACCCGGCGCAAATCAAAATAAAAGCGGTTTAGTTCCTATTGTTTGTGTCAATTTGCTTAGAAACGGAGAAGGGAAATCCGAATCCATTTTAGTTCAACATTTTGAGGAATCATTGAATTATATCCGGTCAACCGGTCAACTTCCTGACACTCGGTTTCACTTGATACATTACGATTGGCATACAAGTAACCGATTGAAAGGCGAACAACAAACCATCGAAGGACTTTGGTACCATCTAAAAGCTCCCACAATATCAATAGGCATTTCCGAAGGTGATTATCAACATTCCCGTATGCAAATAGACGATTGCGAAGGTGAAAAAATATATAACGATGACATCACCGGTTTCTTCTGCTTACGTGTACTTCAAAACGGAGTGATCCGGTACAACTGTGCGGATTCGTTAGATCGTACAAACGCTGCTAGTTATTTTGGTGCACTTCAAGTTTTCACAGAACAATGTAGACGGCTCGGGATATTTCTCGATAATGATGTGGCGTACGATCAGAGTACTCGGAAACATTCATTCTCTGACAAGCCTTGGAAGCGTTTTGATATGACGTTTGAGGAATTCAAACGGTCGACTATTTTATCGCCAATATGTGATTTGGCTGACCTTTTTCTGATTGCTGGTGATATCCATGCGACACTGTACACCGGATCGAAAGCGATGCATAGTCATATTCTTAGCATATTTGGTGAGGAAGCGGCAAAGGCCAAACAATTCTCTGTGGCGCAAAATATGAAAATAACCCTGCAGAGAAGATATAACAACGCGGTTATAGATAGCTCTCGTCAGAAGCAGTTAGAAATGTTCCTTGGGCTAAGGCTTTTCAAGCATCTCCCGTCAGTATCAATTCAGCCTTTGCAT GTGCTTAGTAGACGATTTAGCTTCCTTCTTAAGCCGATAGCCAGCATTGACCAGGACCCTGAAGATGGAGATAATCTTCTTAGCTTTAAGCAAAAAAACCTCATATGG ATATCCCAACAGGCGTCGGACATAATACAGCTTTTTATCTACCTTGGAGAGCCTTGTCATGTTTGTCAACTTCTTCTCACAGTATCACATGGTGCAGACGATTCAACATATCCATCAACAGTTGATGTGAGAACAGGACGTGATCTCGACGTGCTTAAACTTGTTTTAGAG GGGGCGTCCATTCCTCGGTGTCCTAATGGTACCAACATCGTGATACCCATACCGGGTGCTGTTAGTAATGACGACATGGGTTTAAAAAGTAGGGAAACCGTACATACCCCTCAAACCAACCCTTCGTTTCTATATAATTTTGAAGGACGAGAGGGCGAATTGGACTTTCTTACTCGTGTTGTCGTACTCACATTCTATCCAGCTGAGTCAACCAGTTCCCCCGTCACTCTGGGTGAG GTAGAGGTACTTGGAATATCTCTTCCATGGAGAGACATCTTTGCTTCCGAAGGTCCCGGCCTAAAGTTACGCGAACGCGTTGCTAATATCAAAGATAACGCCAACTCTTTACCATCTAAATCCGGCAGCAATCCAGATATTTTCAGTTTAACAAGTGATGCGTTGCCACCTGTAAAATGTGATACATCCAGAAACAACACTCAGGTAGACCTTTTGTCGGGTGAAGACGTTATTTCAAGACCCGATTCACAACCGATGACGGAAATTAGTTTGCATGATGCATCTCTCGACATGTGTAGTGATCACAAGGAAGAGAATGAGTCTCAAAGAGTTTCAGTGCAAGATAAAACGCCAACCAAAACGGGTGCACAACACTATATAAGTTGCTTTGAAACTTTGACCGCCTTG GATAAAAAATTAGGGTTCGCAGAAGCAATGAAACTCGAAATCGAACGTCTTCGCCTCAAACTATCAACTGCAGAACGGGATAAAGCGTTATCATCCATTGGCATTGATCCAGCTACAATAAATCCCAATACAATAATAGAAGAATCTTATATAAATTCATTATGCAAAGCGGCAAACACCCTTGCAATTCTTGGTCAAACTTTACTGGAAGACAAAACTGCCAGTTGTATCGGTCTCAATCCTCTTGACGACAACGATGATATAGATTTCTGGAATATTAACAGAATCGGCGAGGGTTGTTGCGGTGAATCATGTCAAGTTCATGCAGAACCTTTGACTATGACTTTGAATTCAACTTGTTCGTCAGAGTCAACGTTTATATGCTCTGCGTGTAAACGCAGGGTTTGCAGGGTTTGTTGTGCGGGTAAAGGCGCTATCGTTCTCCGAAACAACGCCAGTGGATCGAGTCATAATGACGTGGATGGGGTTATTTGTAAATTATGTTGCCAAGATAGTGTTCTTGATGCGTTGACTTTGGATTATACTAGAGTTTTAATTAGTCAACTGAGAAATAGTCAAGCGGAAACCGCTACTTTTAAAGCTTTTGCTCGAGTGGTCGGGGAGAGTTATATATTTGGTAAAAAGGAGTCATTTAATAAGTTCGAAACCGGCAACACCCTTCGACTGTTTCATAATGAAGAGGAATCGTTAGCTGGATTCCCGTTTGGAAGCTATTTGCACGCG aTTGAATCCGCTTCGGGTTCAGCGCCACCTTTGTCGTTGCTTGCACCATTGAATAGTGGATTACAACAGTCGTACTGGAGAGCTCCTGCTAGTACCTCTAGTGTTGAGCTTGTTATTGTTCTTGGCAATCTTTCCGATGTCTCCGGAGTTGTTCTTCTTGTTAGTCCATGTGGCTATTCTATGTCTGATGCTCCTACC GTGCAAATATGGACAAGCAATAACATACACAAGGAAGAAAGATCATGCGTTGGAAAATGGGACGTTAGATCGCTTATCACCTCTTCTCCGCAGCTTTGTGGGCCAGAACAATCCGGTAACGAGGATCAAACTCCTCGCCACGTCAgatttgactttcgaaacactgtTCGTTGTCGCTTGATATGGGTAAAACTAAGTATTCAGAAAGTTGTTTCAAGTTCCGTTAGTTTCGGGAAAGATTTCAATCTCTTATCCTTCAATGAAGACCCGCCTTTTGGGCCCGGTAGGCGGGCCTCTATAGGAGGGACATCTGAAAGCGATCCGTGTATTCATGCAAAACGAATTCTTGTTGTTGGATGCCCTGTGAAATTAGATATTGGGCGAAGTTTTGAGCATGCTAGTAGCATAAAAAATTGGTTGGAGAAAGCTCCGTTATTGAACAGATACAAG GTTCCGGTTGACTCAGAGAAATTAATTGACAATGATCTCGTGTTGGAACAAAACATTTCCCCATCTTCACCTCTTTCAGCAGGGTTTCGGCTTGATGGTT